Below is a window of Pseudomonas eucalypticola DNA.
CACCACGACCTGGTTGTTTTCCAAGTGGTAGAGGAAAGAGCCCCCCGTGTTCTCGGTGCTCATGATGTCCAGCGGCCAGCCAGCGGTATGCACCACCAGGCCTGGCTTGTGCTTGGCCGGATCGATTTCCCAGATTTCCTTCAGGCCGATGCCGTAGTGCTGTACGTCGGCGTCGCTGTCCAGATTGAAGCGCTTGATCAATTGCTTGCCGATGTGCCCACGGCAGCCTTCGGCGAAAAGGGTGTATTTGGCACGCAGTTCCATGCCCGGGGTGTACATGCCGTCTTTAGGGTGGCCTTCACGGTCCACGCCCATGTCGCCGGTGACGATGCCGCGCACTGCGCCTTCTTCGTCGATCAACGCTTCCTGGGCCGCGAAGCCTGGGTAGATTTCCACCCCCAGGCTCTCGGCCTGCTGCGCCAGCCACCGGCACAGGTTGCCCAGCGAGATAATGTAGTTGCCCTCGTTGTGCATGGTCTTGGGCACGAACAGGTCAGGCACCTTGGTAGCGCTGTCGGCACTGCGCAGCACATAGATATCGTCGCCGGTGACCGGGGTGTTCAGCGGCGCGCCGAGTGCCTTCCAGTCAGGGAACAGTTCATTCAGCGCACGAGGTTCGAACACCGCGCCGGAGAGAATGTGGGCGCCTACTTCGGAGCCTTTTTCCACCACGCAGACGCTGATCTCCTGGCCAGCTTCAGCAGCTTTCTGCTTCAGGCGGCAGGCGGCGGACAGGCCAGCCGGGCCAGCGCCGACAATGACCACGTCGAATTCCATGTATTCGCGTTCCACAGGTTCTCTCCTACTCAAGGCTCACGGTTTCTTCTGATGGGGCGTTGCCCTTGTCGGCGTCCGCTGCCGTGTAGCGCGGTCACGGACGCACTACAGGGCAATCTCTTTGGCCGCGCATTATATCTACACCACCGGCAGGGTCCAATACAAACGTTTGTTTGAATTTGCCCCAGCCCAGTAAAATCGCTGGGGCGGCGGGTGCATGACCGACAAGTTCCGGTTGTTGACCGGTCAGGGCGTAGCGGTCAAGATACGGGCGGTTCCGCATGTGCCGCAGCGTGTGCGCGGCACCAAGAGCATCTCTGAAAGCCAGGTCAGCGCCCGTGCACGCATGCCCAGGCCCCAGTTGTAGTGGAGTTTACACGTCACCACCGCCGATGACTGCCCGGTTTTGCCGTAAGTCGTTGAAAAATGGGGTCAAAGCTAAATGCAGCCGGCTCGCCGTCGTTTTCAAAGGTGCCCTTGTGCCCACTGAGCATCGCCTGGCCTGCCCAGGCGACATTCTTTTCACCGGAGAGTAACGAGGAATCCATGAAGGTTCTTGTAGCTGTCAAACGAGTGGTCGACTATAACGTCAAGGTCCGTGTCAAAGCGGACAACTCCGGCGTCGATCTCGCCAACGTCAAGATGTCCATGAACCCTTTCTGCGAAATCGCCGTGGAAGAGGCCGTGCGTCTGAAGGAAAAGGGCGTTGCCACTGAAATCGTCGTGGTCACCATCGGCCCGAGCACTGCCCAGGAACAACTGCGCACTGCGCTGGCACTGGGCGCCGACCGCGCCATCCTGGTGGAAGCCGCCGAAGAGTTGAACTCCCTGGCCGTGGCCAAGCTGCTCAAGGCCGTTGTCGACAAGGAACAGCCACAGCTGGTGATCCTGGGCAAACAGGCCATCGACAGCGACAACAACCAGACCGGCCAGATGCTGGCCGCGCTGACCGGTTTCGGCCAGGGTACCTTCGCCTCCAAGGTCGAGGTTGCTGGCGACAAGGTCAACGTAACCCGTGAAATCGACGGCGGCCTGCAGACCGTGGCGCTGAACCTGCCTGCCATCGTCACCACCGACCTGCGTCTGAACGAGCCTCGTTATGCGTCCCTGCCTAACATCATGAAGGCCAAGAAGAAGCCGTTGGAAACCGTGACCCCGGACGCCCTCGGTGTTTCCGTCGCCTCCACCAACAAGACCATCAAGGTTGAAGCCCCGGCTGCACGCAGCGCTGGCATCAAGGTCAAGTCGGTCGCAGAACTGGTCGAGAAACTGAAAAACGAAGCGAAGGTAATCTGAATGACTATCCTGGTTATCGCTGAACACGAGAAGGGTGCTGTAGCCCCGGCTACCCTGAACACCGTCGCAGCTGCCGCGAAAATCGGTGGTGATGTGCATGTGCTGGTCGCTGGCCAGGGCGTGGGCGCCGTGGCTGACGCTGCTGCCAAGATCGCGGGCGTCGCCAAGGTGCTGGTCGCCGACAACGCTGCCTACGCGCACTTCCTGCCGGAAAACGTCGCGCCGCTGGTGGTCGAACTGGCCGCCAACTACAGCCACGTGCTGGCGCCGGCCACCTCCAACGGCAAGAACGTGCTGCCGCGCGTGGCTGCCCAACTGGACGTGGACCAGATCTCCGAGATCATCTCGGTGGAATCGGCTGACACCTTCAAGCGTCCGATCTACGCCGGTAACGCCATTGCCACCGTGCAATCGAGCGCCGCCATCAAGGTCATCACCGTGCGTGCCACCGGCTTCGACGCCGTGGCCGCCGAGGGTGGTTCGGCCGCTGTCGAAGCCGTGGGCGCTGCCCATGACGCCGGCAAATCGTCCTTCGTGGGTGAAGAACTGGCCACGTCCGATCGTCCTGAACTGACTGCTGCCAAGATCGTCGTGTCCGGCGGCCGCGGCATGCAGAACGGCGACAACTTCAAGCACCTGTACGCCCTGGCCGACAAGCTGGGCGCTGCCGTCGGCGCCTCGCGCGCTGCGGTCGACGCAGGCTTCGTGCCCAACGACATGCAGGTCGGCCAGACCGGCAAGATCGTCGCGCCACAGCTGTACATCGCCGTCGGTATCTCCGGCGCCATCCAGCACCTGGCCGGCATGAAGGACTCCAAGGTGATCGTCGCGATCAACAAGGACGAAGAAGCGCCGATCTTCCAGGTGGCTGATTACGGCCTGGTCGCTGACCTGTTCGAAGCGGTACCCGAGCTGGAAAAGCTGGTCTGATCCAGCGGCTTCACTTATAAAAGAGCCCGGTCCTGTGACCGGGTTTTTTTATGCGTGTGGATAAGGAACACGGCATGACGCGAGCTACAACAATGGGCGCCTGGATACTGGTGATAATGGCGGCGCTGCCGTCGCTGGCAACTGCCGCGGGCAAGTGCGAGCGCCTGGTGGCCACCGGCAGCCCGGATGCCCAGCCCTTCTCCTGGCGCGACCCCGACGACCCCCAGCACCTGATCGGCGCCAACGTCGACCAGCTCAAGCGCATTGGCGAGGAGTTGGGCATCCAGGTGGAGGTGTTGTACAGCGGCAAGCGCGCCCAGGCACTGGACGAGGTGCGCAGTGGGCGCATGGACCTGCTGGTGGATGCGCCCATGGCATTCGACGAGCTCGAGACCCTGGACTACATCCACCCACGCCTGGCACTCAACGACTACCTGGTGTGGACCCGTGCAGGCTCGTCAATGGTGTACCACACCGTCGGCGACCTCCATGGCCATGCGGGCACGGTGTCGGCCAGGGCGCGCCTGGGGGCCTCATTCAAGCGTTTTGCTGACGAGAACCTGGGGCTGGTGCCGGCCGACTCACTGACGGCAGCGTTCCAGCAACTGATGCTGGGCAAGGTTGAATACGTGGTGGCCGGCCGCTACGCCGGTCAAGCGGTGTCACAGGCCCTGGGCCTGGGTAATGACGTGGTGGCCCATGAGACCCCGCTCGACCGCCCAGGCCTGTATCTGGCGCTGTCGCACAACTCCGCCTGCAATGACCCGTGGCTGCGCGGACAACTGGCGAAAAAGATGACAGAATTGCCCGCGGCCGGCCAGCCCGAAGCGGTATTGCAGCGCAATGTCGAACGGTGGAAGGCGCGGCTGAAGCAACCGCTCAGTGCCCCAGAACAGTAGGGAACCCGTGTGAGAATTCAAGCTTTTACCGCCATCGTGGCACTGCTGGCCCTGGCGGGTTGCGCCAGCGACCCGGCGCCCAGCGAGCAATTGCGCCTGACTGAACAGGCAGTGGAGCAGGCGCGCGCCGTGGGGGCCACCGACGACGTGGCGGAAATGAAACTGGCCAGCGATAAGCTGGCCGCTGCGCTGGCGGCCAATGGCAGTCAGTCGTATCGCCAGGCTCGCCTGTTGGCCGAGCAGGCCGAACTCGACGCACGGCTGGCGGAAGCCAAGGTGCTGACCGAAAAGAGCCAACAGCAGCTGACCCAGGTCAACACCCGTATCGTGCGCCTGCACAAGCAGCTGGGAGAAGTACAATGAGCCTGTCATCGCGCCTGGGTGGCGGCCTGATCGCCTTGGGTTGCGTGGGCCTGTTCGGTTGCGCCACCCATGAAAGCCCGCAGGTGACCGTGCAGCAGGCCAGCGCTAGCCTGCAGAAGGTCAAGGACGATGCCGATGTGCTGCGCAGCGCGCCCCGTGACGTCATTCGTGCCAGCGAGTCGTTGTCGCGCGCCGAACGCTTGGCCAGTTACTGGGGGACACGTGAAGACGTCGCCCAGTACGCCTACCTCAGCCAGCGCTACAGCGAAATCGCCCGCGAGCACACGCAATTGGTGCTGAACAAGGAAAAGCTGGCCCGCCAGGACCTGGAGCGCCAGCGCCTGCAACTGGCCCTGCGTGAGTCCAAGCTCAATAGCGTCCAGCAGCAAGGCAAGGCGTTGGAGGAGCAGTTCGTCAGCATGGCTACCACCGAGACTGACCGCGGCCTGGTGCTCACCTTGGGCGACGTGTTGTTCGACAGCGGCGAGGCCGACCTGAAGCCTTCCGCGAACCGGATGATTCTCAAGCTGGTGCAGTTCCTGCAATTGAACCCCAAGCGCGTCGTGCGCATAGAGGGGTATACCGACAACACGGGTGACAGCGACTTCAACCTGGAGCTGTCCAAGGACCGCGCCCAGACCGTCGCCGACACCCTGGTAGACCTGGGCATCGATGAGAAGCGTCTGCAGGTCCAGGGCTATGGCGACCAGTACCCGGTGGAAGCCAATGCCTCGGAGCGGGGCAGGGCGATGAACCGTCGGGTCGAGATCGTCTTTTCCGACGAAAAGGGCGTGCTCGGCGCTGCTCGCTGACCTGTCAAGGTGCCTGGGCCCGCTGTGGGCCTGGGCGTCATGCGCTGACCCTGACCCCGCAAGCTGCTCGCATTCGAGCAACTGTCCCCGTACACTTTTCAACTGTTCCGGTATTACCCTTACAATATCGCCTGATCAGCCGAGAAGCACGCCATGACCAGCCTTCTGCTCTACCAGCGTATCGCCCAGCAATTGGCCGAGGACATTCGCCGTGGCGTGTACCAGCCGGGGGAGCGCGTACCGTCGGTGCGCAAGATGAGTTCGCAGCTCAATGTCAGCCATGCGACGGTGCTGCAGGCTTATGCCAACCTTGAAGACCAGGGGCTGATCCGGGCCCGGCCTCAGTCGGGCTACTATGTGCACCAGACACCAGCCCTGACCGCGCCTACCCCGGACATCGCTCGCGTCGAGCGCCCCGGGCTGGTGACCCGCGCCAGCATCATCCAGCAGGTGCTGGTTGAGTCGAGACGCGAGGGCGTGTTTCCCCTGGGGGCGGCGGTGCCCCATGTGGATTACTTGCCGGTACGGGCGCTGCACCAGCAGATCGCCAAGGTGACCCGCTTCCACAGCCCGCGGGCGTTCAGCTACATGTTCAGCCCGGGCTTTGAGCCTTTGCGTCGCCAGGTAGCGATTCGCATGCGCGACGCGGGGGTGGTGGTCGACCCCTCCGAAGTGGTCATCACCCACGGTTGCGTGGATGCACTGCAGATGTCGCTGCGGGTGCTGACCCGGCCGGGCGACCTGATCGCCGCCGAGTCGCCCACCTACTATGGCTTGCTGCAATTGGCCGACCTCCTGGGCCTGAAGGTGATCGAGATCCCCAGCGACCCCGCCACGGGGATCAGCCTGGAAGCCCTGCAATTGGCCGCCAACCAGTGGTCGATCAAGGCGCTGGTGCTGACCCCGCGCCTGAGCAACCCCTTGGGCGGTACCATGCCCGAAGAGCGCATGAAGCACCTGCTGCGCCTGGCATCGGATTTCGATATCCAGATCGTCGAGGACGATATCTACGGCGAGCTGATGTTCGACCAGGGCAAGACCAAGGCCCTCAAGGCGTACGACCGCCTGGGCCATGTGGTGTACTGCTCGAGTTTTTCCAAGACCCTGTCGCCCGGCGTGCGCATCGGCTGGATGATTCCCGGCAAATACCTGGCGGAAATACAGCGCCTGCAGACCTTCAGTACCCATTCGGCGTGCAGCGTGACCCAGATGGGTATCGCCAGCTACCTGGAGAACGGCGGCTATGACCGCCATCTTCGCTATATTCGCCACGAATACCGCAAGAACCTCAGCGCCTACCAGTTGGCGGTGCAGCAGTATTTTCCCGATGGCACCCAGATAACCCGGCCCTTGGGCGGGTTCATTCTATGGGTCAGCCTGCCTGGGCGGGTCAACACCCAGGCCCTGCATGTGCGTGCGCTCGAGCAAGGCATCAGTATCGCCCCGGGGCTGATCTTCAGT
It encodes the following:
- a CDS encoding electron transfer flavoprotein subunit beta/FixA family protein; its protein translation is MKVLVAVKRVVDYNVKVRVKADNSGVDLANVKMSMNPFCEIAVEEAVRLKEKGVATEIVVVTIGPSTAQEQLRTALALGADRAILVEAAEELNSLAVAKLLKAVVDKEQPQLVILGKQAIDSDNNQTGQMLAALTGFGQGTFASKVEVAGDKVNVTREIDGGLQTVALNLPAIVTTDLRLNEPRYASLPNIMKAKKKPLETVTPDALGVSVASTNKTIKVEAPAARSAGIKVKSVAELVEKLKNEAKVI
- a CDS encoding electron transfer flavoprotein subunit alpha/FixB family protein, translating into MTILVIAEHEKGAVAPATLNTVAAAAKIGGDVHVLVAGQGVGAVADAAAKIAGVAKVLVADNAAYAHFLPENVAPLVVELAANYSHVLAPATSNGKNVLPRVAAQLDVDQISEIISVESADTFKRPIYAGNAIATVQSSAAIKVITVRATGFDAVAAEGGSAAVEAVGAAHDAGKSSFVGEELATSDRPELTAAKIVVSGGRGMQNGDNFKHLYALADKLGAAVGASRAAVDAGFVPNDMQVGQTGKIVAPQLYIAVGISGAIQHLAGMKDSKVIVAINKDEEAPIFQVADYGLVADLFEAVPELEKLV
- a CDS encoding substrate-binding periplasmic protein; amino-acid sequence: MTRATTMGAWILVIMAALPSLATAAGKCERLVATGSPDAQPFSWRDPDDPQHLIGANVDQLKRIGEELGIQVEVLYSGKRAQALDEVRSGRMDLLVDAPMAFDELETLDYIHPRLALNDYLVWTRAGSSMVYHTVGDLHGHAGTVSARARLGASFKRFADENLGLVPADSLTAAFQQLMLGKVEYVVAGRYAGQAVSQALGLGNDVVAHETPLDRPGLYLALSHNSACNDPWLRGQLAKKMTELPAAGQPEAVLQRNVERWKARLKQPLSAPEQ
- a CDS encoding DUF4398 domain-containing protein is translated as MRIQAFTAIVALLALAGCASDPAPSEQLRLTEQAVEQARAVGATDDVAEMKLASDKLAAALAANGSQSYRQARLLAEQAELDARLAEAKVLTEKSQQQLTQVNTRIVRLHKQLGEVQ
- a CDS encoding OmpA family protein, with translation MSLSSRLGGGLIALGCVGLFGCATHESPQVTVQQASASLQKVKDDADVLRSAPRDVIRASESLSRAERLASYWGTREDVAQYAYLSQRYSEIAREHTQLVLNKEKLARQDLERQRLQLALRESKLNSVQQQGKALEEQFVSMATTETDRGLVLTLGDVLFDSGEADLKPSANRMILKLVQFLQLNPKRVVRIEGYTDNTGDSDFNLELSKDRAQTVADTLVDLGIDEKRLQVQGYGDQYPVEANASERGRAMNRRVEIVFSDEKGVLGAAR
- a CDS encoding PLP-dependent aminotransferase family protein, which codes for MTSLLLYQRIAQQLAEDIRRGVYQPGERVPSVRKMSSQLNVSHATVLQAYANLEDQGLIRARPQSGYYVHQTPALTAPTPDIARVERPGLVTRASIIQQVLVESRREGVFPLGAAVPHVDYLPVRALHQQIAKVTRFHSPRAFSYMFSPGFEPLRRQVAIRMRDAGVVVDPSEVVITHGCVDALQMSLRVLTRPGDLIAAESPTYYGLLQLADLLGLKVIEIPSDPATGISLEALQLAANQWSIKALVLTPRLSNPLGGTMPEERMKHLLRLASDFDIQIVEDDIYGELMFDQGKTKALKAYDRLGHVVYCSSFSKTLSPGVRIGWMIPGKYLAEIQRLQTFSTHSACSVTQMGIASYLENGGYDRHLRYIRHEYRKNLSAYQLAVQQYFPDGTQITRPLGGFILWVSLPGRVNTQALHVRALEQGISIAPGLIFSNTEQFNHCIRLNCGIPWNKEAERVLMTLGMLAEQLCQEVASGQFY